The Nonlabens spongiae genome contains a region encoding:
- a CDS encoding acetyl-CoA C-acyltransferase, translating to MKKVAIVSYARTPIGSFMGSLSNISAVKLGSIATEGALKKIDLDPKEVQEVFMGHVVQANTGQAPARQAALGAGMSEDTPCTTINKVCASGMKSVMMAAQSIALGQQQVVVAGGMENMSSIPHYLHLRNGKKFGPDTMVDGMQRDGLVDAYNQQAMGVCADQCAIDHNFSREDQDAFAIQSYQRSTAAWDAGKFDKEVVPVSIPQRRGEPIVMSKDEEFSNVKMDKIPALRPAFTKDGTVTAANASTINDGAAALVLMSEEKAKELGLDIIAYIKGYGDAATKPVDFTIAPAKALPVALKNAGVAIEDVDYFEFNEAFSVVGLANTKLLGLKDDNINIYGGAVSLGHPLGCSGARILCTLLSVMTQEGGKLGAAAICNGGGGASAMVLERPA from the coding sequence ATGAAAAAAGTAGCCATAGTATCATACGCCCGTACACCCATAGGAAGTTTCATGGGGTCACTTTCAAATATATCTGCAGTTAAGCTCGGCTCCATCGCGACGGAAGGGGCTCTTAAAAAAATTGACCTTGACCCAAAGGAAGTTCAAGAAGTTTTTATGGGTCATGTGGTACAGGCTAATACTGGTCAGGCTCCAGCACGACAAGCCGCACTAGGCGCTGGAATGAGTGAGGACACGCCTTGTACAACCATCAATAAAGTTTGTGCCAGTGGTATGAAGTCAGTAATGATGGCGGCACAGAGCATAGCACTAGGTCAGCAACAGGTTGTTGTAGCCGGTGGTATGGAAAACATGAGCTCGATCCCTCACTATTTACATTTAAGAAACGGTAAGAAATTTGGCCCTGACACTATGGTGGACGGTATGCAGCGCGATGGACTGGTTGATGCTTATAATCAACAAGCCATGGGAGTATGTGCAGACCAGTGTGCCATAGACCACAATTTTTCCAGAGAAGATCAAGATGCATTTGCGATCCAATCCTATCAGAGATCTACAGCTGCGTGGGACGCGGGTAAATTTGATAAGGAAGTAGTTCCTGTTTCAATCCCGCAAAGACGTGGTGAACCTATCGTTATGAGTAAAGACGAGGAATTCTCAAATGTAAAAATGGATAAGATTCCAGCTTTGAGACCTGCGTTTACAAAAGATGGTACGGTGACCGCTGCAAACGCTTCAACTATTAATGACGGAGCGGCAGCTTTAGTCTTAATGTCAGAAGAAAAAGCTAAAGAATTGGGACTCGACATTATTGCTTACATTAAAGGATATGGAGATGCAGCTACTAAGCCAGTCGACTTTACGATAGCTCCAGCTAAAGCTCTTCCTGTAGCATTGAAAAATGCTGGAGTAGCGATTGAAGATGTGGATTATTTTGAATTTAATGAAGCGTTTTCGGTCGTTGGTCTTGCCAACACAAAACTTCTCGGACTAAAAGACGATAATATTAACATTTATGGCGGTGCTGTAAGTTTGGGACATCCACTAGGTTGTAGTGGTGCTCGTATTCTTTGTACCTTGTTGAGTGTCATGACTCAAGAAGGTGGGAAATTAGGTGCTGCAGCCATTTGCAATGGAGGTGGCGGTGCTAGTGCAATGGTATTAGAAAGACCAGCTTAA
- a CDS encoding HD family phosphohydrolase, whose translation MLSFLKDNQITTQWIARISLLIFCTAFVIYFFPKSNRFTYEFEQGQPWEYETLYAPFSFPIKKSDEEIKKAQKEIKQSTPRYFKKDKELSKLVKNEWSSRIEQLIIDSIIPNNSGVGRNGISLLESIYKNGFLENPLALEDSHPVYIDDGNEVVTATYGGLILPAELNKKLNRAFNTQPDSIQPILKRQLLGIIRGDIIYNEELTELNIEDELENIIPTKGLVSRNARIIAQGEIVEGDKLQKLKTLNDLYQAQTWTESQYGWKLLGYFILVAMAMIMLLLFIHKYRYQIYLDFRKLAFVYFNVLFFILLTSMVVKFQDDYLYIVPVCMLPLIIKAFFDSRLGLFTHVITIFVLSFIVPNSAQYLFLQMMAGIVTILSGSEIYKRANLFITVGQILLVYLVSYTAFYAINQGGILGWDWTQVAYFGLSSLALLFVWPLIYVYERIFGLVSDVSLLELSDTNSKLLKKLADKAPGTFHHSLNVANIAETVANEVGANAMLVRVGALYHDIGKMKNPTYFVENQTSGVNPHDDMDPEESAQIIVNHVIDGIEIARKNNLPDRIIDFIRTHHGDSTVYYFYKQAKEQDPEVPKKLFQYKGPRPFSLETAILMISDSVEAASKSLPKPTAILINNLVDNIVSKQVSNDQFLNADITFKQIETIKAVVKKKLASIYHLRIEYPE comes from the coding sequence ATGCTTTCGTTTTTAAAGGATAATCAGATTACAACCCAGTGGATAGCGCGCATATCTCTCTTGATATTCTGCACAGCTTTTGTAATCTACTTTTTCCCAAAAAGCAATCGGTTTACCTATGAGTTTGAGCAGGGACAACCTTGGGAATATGAAACCCTATACGCTCCATTTTCTTTTCCTATTAAAAAAAGCGATGAAGAGATAAAGAAAGCTCAAAAGGAAATCAAGCAATCCACTCCTAGGTATTTTAAAAAGGATAAAGAGCTTTCTAAATTAGTGAAAAACGAGTGGAGCTCTAGGATCGAGCAATTAATCATAGATAGTATTATACCAAATAATTCGGGTGTAGGTAGAAATGGTATCTCACTTTTAGAATCCATTTACAAAAATGGTTTTCTAGAAAATCCCTTGGCCCTTGAGGATTCTCATCCTGTGTATATTGACGATGGCAACGAGGTGGTGACAGCAACTTATGGAGGTCTAATCTTACCAGCAGAACTCAATAAAAAACTCAATAGGGCTTTTAATACTCAGCCAGATTCGATCCAGCCTATTTTAAAAAGACAGCTTCTGGGAATCATTAGAGGTGATATTATCTATAATGAAGAACTTACTGAGCTCAACATTGAAGATGAGTTAGAAAACATAATTCCCACAAAAGGCTTGGTATCTCGTAATGCTAGGATTATCGCTCAAGGCGAAATAGTAGAGGGCGACAAGCTGCAAAAACTCAAGACCTTAAACGACCTTTACCAAGCTCAAACCTGGACAGAATCACAATACGGTTGGAAGCTGCTCGGTTACTTTATTTTGGTTGCTATGGCGATGATCATGTTGTTGCTGTTCATTCATAAATACCGGTACCAGATCTATCTCGACTTCAGGAAACTCGCTTTCGTATACTTCAACGTACTATTTTTTATACTACTCACTTCCATGGTGGTAAAGTTTCAGGACGATTATTTATACATCGTTCCGGTTTGTATGCTGCCCTTGATTATCAAAGCATTTTTTGATTCCAGATTGGGGCTTTTTACGCATGTGATCACCATCTTCGTTCTCAGCTTTATCGTCCCCAATAGCGCTCAGTATCTCTTCCTTCAAATGATGGCTGGTATCGTTACCATCCTCTCAGGATCTGAAATCTACAAACGAGCTAACCTCTTCATTACAGTAGGTCAGATCTTATTAGTCTATCTTGTTTCTTACACAGCATTCTATGCCATCAATCAAGGAGGAATCTTAGGTTGGGATTGGACTCAAGTTGCTTATTTCGGTTTGTCAAGTTTGGCACTATTGTTTGTATGGCCACTGATCTATGTTTATGAGCGCATTTTTGGTCTCGTGAGTGATGTATCCTTGTTAGAATTGAGTGATACCAACAGTAAATTGCTTAAAAAACTAGCAGACAAAGCGCCAGGAACTTTTCACCACTCGCTCAATGTTGCTAATATCGCAGAAACAGTTGCCAATGAAGTCGGAGCAAATGCTATGCTGGTGCGGGTAGGAGCACTTTACCACGACATCGGTAAAATGAAAAACCCTACCTATTTTGTGGAGAATCAGACCAGTGGAGTGAATCCTCATGATGATATGGATCCTGAAGAAAGTGCTCAAATCATCGTAAATCACGTGATTGATGGCATTGAAATCGCTCGCAAGAACAATCTGCCAGACCGTATTATCGATTTTATCAGAACCCACCACGGCGACAGCACGGTGTACTATTTCTATAAACAGGCAAAAGAGCAAGATCCTGAGGTTCCTAAAAAGCTTTTTCAGTACAAAGGCCCGCGACCGTTCAGTCTGGAAACGGCTATTTTGATGATTTCTGATAGTGTGGAGGCAGCTTCAAAAAGCCTTCCCAAACCTACGGCAATTCTCATCAACAATCTTGTTGACAACATTGTAAGCAAGCAGGTGAGCAACGATCAATTTCTGAATGCTGATATTACCTTCAAGCAAATCGAGACCATCAAGGCAGTAGTAAAGAAAAAACTGGCTAGCATCTACCACCTACGCATCGAGTATCCTGAGTAA
- a CDS encoding asparagine synthetase B, producing MDHESQTDHLKAYGVSYWVLSKGTKVKWLLNYRGGSFLLPNVEEIKKELIIRGVSYEELSDAEVSGILELISSPSQNMQEVLLEKAPKIAVYTPTGKSPWDDAVTMVLTYAEIPYTKVYDTEVLNDELLLYDWLHLHHEDFTGQYGKFYRNFRSAPWYIQEKKEAEELAASLGYDKVSEAKRAVALKIRDYVVGGGFMFAMCSATDSFDIALAAEGVDIQEAMFDGDPSEAGYQNKIDYSKTFAFTDFLLERSPMVYEFSSIDMTAKRKIKKELDYFSLMDFSAKWDPIPTMLNQNHTSLVKGFMGQTTSFNRPEVKKNVLVLGENKTNGEAKYIHGIRGKGFFTFYGGHDPEDYQHRVGDPPTELSLHPNSPGYRLILNNILFPAAKKKKQKT from the coding sequence ATGGATCATGAATCTCAAACAGACCACCTCAAAGCTTATGGGGTTTCTTACTGGGTGTTGAGCAAGGGAACTAAAGTGAAATGGCTACTCAATTATCGTGGTGGCTCATTTCTCCTGCCTAATGTGGAGGAGATAAAGAAGGAACTGATCATAAGGGGAGTGAGTTATGAGGAGTTGAGTGATGCAGAAGTCTCTGGTATTCTTGAGCTTATCTCCAGCCCATCGCAAAACATGCAAGAGGTATTGCTGGAAAAAGCGCCTAAAATTGCCGTTTACACGCCCACGGGTAAATCGCCTTGGGACGACGCGGTTACGATGGTTTTAACCTATGCTGAAATTCCGTATACAAAAGTCTATGATACCGAAGTTCTGAACGATGAGTTGTTGCTCTACGATTGGTTACACCTGCATCATGAGGATTTTACAGGTCAGTATGGTAAGTTTTACCGCAATTTCCGTTCTGCGCCCTGGTACATTCAAGAAAAAAAGGAGGCTGAAGAACTTGCCGCTAGTCTAGGTTACGATAAAGTGAGCGAGGCTAAACGAGCCGTGGCACTCAAAATAAGAGACTATGTGGTGGGTGGCGGTTTTATGTTTGCCATGTGCAGCGCGACAGATAGTTTTGATATTGCGCTCGCCGCAGAGGGCGTGGATATTCAAGAAGCCATGTTTGATGGAGATCCCAGTGAGGCTGGTTATCAAAACAAAATTGACTATAGTAAAACCTTTGCATTTACTGACTTTTTGTTGGAACGATCTCCTATGGTTTATGAGTTCAGTTCCATCGATATGACTGCAAAAAGAAAAATTAAGAAAGAACTGGATTATTTCTCTTTGATGGATTTCAGTGCAAAATGGGATCCTATTCCCACCATGTTAAATCAGAACCATACCTCACTTGTCAAGGGTTTCATGGGACAAACAACCAGTTTTAACCGTCCCGAAGTCAAGAAAAATGTACTGGTTCTGGGAGAGAATAAAACTAATGGAGAAGCAAAATACATCCACGGTATAAGAGGAAAAGGTTTTTTCACCTTCTACGGCGGCCATGATCCAGAAGACTACCAGCATAGAGTAGGTGATCCACCTACGGAGTTGAGTCTGCATCCTAATTCACCTGGCTACCGACTGATCTTGAACAATATTTTGTTCCCAGCTGCCAAAAAGAAAAAGCAGAAAACTTGA
- a CDS encoding phosphatase PAP2 family protein, translating to MVAKQFLLFLMLTVTVLSGCAQSVIDSTTTPFKTKKSFFRKAALPLGMIAGGSLLSSSDLELDLQKFVRRQTGDDFLWRADDYTRFIPLAEIGIANVAGIEAKNHWFDQSKNLFIAGYATDWVTFKIKEWIFKRRPTGRQPNSFPSGHTSFAFMGASVLRHEYQDTAPLLGYSGYFFAATTGGFRMANNEHFISDVIVGAGIAMLITEIVYHFDPIIPWNPFKKTRGVTFFPTIDEDRYGVAFSMQF from the coding sequence ATGGTAGCAAAGCAGTTTCTGCTGTTCTTAATGTTGACCGTAACAGTCCTTTCTGGTTGTGCTCAATCCGTGATTGATTCTACCACGACTCCATTTAAAACCAAAAAATCTTTTTTCAGAAAGGCGGCGCTTCCTCTCGGGATGATTGCTGGTGGTAGTTTATTGAGCAGCAGTGACCTGGAACTCGATTTACAAAAATTTGTCAGGCGACAGACTGGCGATGACTTTTTATGGAGAGCCGACGATTATACACGCTTCATTCCACTTGCAGAAATAGGCATCGCAAATGTTGCAGGAATCGAAGCAAAAAATCACTGGTTTGACCAGTCTAAAAACCTGTTCATTGCTGGATATGCCACTGATTGGGTCACATTTAAAATCAAAGAATGGATTTTTAAACGGCGTCCCACCGGCAGGCAGCCTAATTCATTTCCTTCTGGTCACACCTCTTTTGCTTTTATGGGTGCCAGCGTGCTCAGGCATGAGTATCAAGATACTGCACCATTGTTGGGATATTCCGGATATTTTTTTGCCGCTACTACTGGCGGATTCAGAATGGCAAATAATGAGCATTTCATCAGTGATGTGATCGTGGGCGCAGGTATCGCAATGCTGATTACTGAAATCGTATATCATTTTGATCCCATTATTCCTTGGAATCCGTTTAAGAAAACTAGAGGCGTCACTTTTTTTCCTACAATCGATGAGGATCGTTATGGAGTGGCTTTCAGTATGCAGTTTTGA
- a CDS encoding DNA topoisomerase IB, which translates to MTLTPEQIKEMLTEPEYAAQVADLVYINDHHLNIYRKPHGRGFTYLINNKDRLTDKDQIKRIKSLVIPPAWQEVRISELPNGHLQVVGRDDKQRKVYLYHNLWMMLRNQTKFFKMSAFAKALPKLRSRVEQDLEQEEMNLSKCLALVIKIMDETHIRVGSSYYAETNKTYGLSTLRTRHVREDHGHLKFEFKGKKGVMQSQEIDDPELMQLIKESEEIPGWELFQYYDARGGHHSIDSSMVNEYIRENAGEMFSAKDFRTWGASTEFFTHVSGLDITKELKQREKNIISGMDAAAEALGNTRSVCKKYYVHPQLPELYLKDGYKEFHENRSKFRNSDFFTREEKWVQHIINAFEIKFEEALD; encoded by the coding sequence ATGACCCTCACTCCTGAACAAATCAAAGAGATGCTTACTGAGCCTGAATATGCTGCTCAGGTTGCCGATCTGGTCTATATCAATGATCACCACCTCAATATTTATCGCAAGCCCCATGGTAGGGGCTTTACTTATTTGATCAATAATAAGGATAGGCTTACAGATAAGGACCAGATCAAGCGCATCAAGTCTCTTGTGATACCACCTGCGTGGCAAGAAGTGCGCATTAGTGAACTTCCTAACGGTCATTTGCAAGTTGTAGGACGTGATGACAAGCAGCGCAAGGTATATCTGTATCACAACTTATGGATGATGCTGCGCAATCAGACTAAGTTTTTTAAGATGTCCGCTTTCGCGAAAGCGTTACCTAAACTAAGATCTCGAGTAGAACAGGATCTGGAACAAGAAGAAATGAACCTGAGCAAATGCCTGGCATTAGTAATTAAAATCATGGATGAAACCCACATAAGAGTGGGCAGTTCCTATTATGCTGAAACCAATAAAACCTACGGTTTGAGCACCCTGAGAACGCGACATGTTAGAGAAGATCACGGACACCTCAAATTTGAGTTTAAAGGCAAAAAGGGAGTCATGCAATCCCAAGAAATAGATGATCCTGAATTGATGCAACTCATCAAGGAGAGTGAAGAGATACCCGGCTGGGAACTATTTCAATATTACGACGCACGAGGTGGTCACCACTCAATTGATAGTTCTATGGTCAATGAATACATTAGAGAAAATGCTGGAGAGATGTTCAGCGCAAAGGATTTTAGAACCTGGGGCGCTTCTACTGAATTCTTCACTCACGTATCTGGTTTAGATATTACGAAAGAACTTAAACAGCGTGAGAAAAATATCATCAGCGGAATGGACGCAGCGGCAGAGGCACTGGGAAACACGCGATCTGTCTGTAAGAAATATTATGTTCATCCCCAACTTCCCGAGCTTTACCTGAAAGACGGTTATAAAGAGTTTCATGAGAACAGATCCAAATTCAGGAACTCAGATTTTTTCACTCGCGAGGAAAAATGGGTGCAGCACATTATCAATGCCTTTGAGATCAAGTTTGAGGAAGCACTGGATTAG
- a CDS encoding ribonuclease HII, translated as MLLSKIHKELLECGTDEAGRGCLAGPVTAAAVILPDDFACELLNDSKTLSRKRRDLLRPLIEKEAMAYHVAHVMMEEIDEINILNASIKAMHLAISGLQMTPEHIAVDGNRFTNFAEIPHTTVIKGDGKYLHIAAASVLAKTYRDDFMAQIAREYPEYGWERNQGYPTRAHREAIREHGATKYHRKSFKLLPQQLTLKL; from the coding sequence ATGTTGCTTTCAAAAATCCATAAAGAATTACTGGAATGCGGTACTGATGAAGCCGGCCGCGGTTGTCTTGCGGGTCCTGTTACCGCAGCGGCCGTTATCCTTCCAGATGATTTTGCCTGTGAACTGTTGAATGATAGTAAGACGCTTTCGCGAAAGCGTAGAGACCTTCTCAGACCACTCATAGAAAAGGAAGCCATGGCCTATCACGTGGCTCACGTTATGATGGAAGAAATTGACGAAATCAATATTTTAAACGCCAGCATCAAAGCCATGCATCTTGCCATTTCAGGACTTCAAATGACACCTGAACACATCGCAGTAGACGGTAACAGGTTCACAAATTTTGCAGAAATCCCCCACACCACGGTGATCAAGGGCGATGGGAAATATTTGCATATCGCTGCTGCATCAGTTTTGGCAAAAACTTATCGTGATGATTTTATGGCGCAAATTGCACGGGAATACCCAGAATACGGCTGGGAGCGCAATCAGGGTTATCCCACCCGCGCGCATCGTGAAGCCATTAGAGAACACGGCGCTACAAAGTACCACCGTAAAAGTTTTAAATTATTGCCCCAGCAACTGACCTTGAAACTCTAA